The region TGGCGAGGGCTGTTTGTCATTCGCGTGAAAACAAGCTTACGGCTAATTTTCGATGGCATAACCTACATGGTTACAAATTCTTCGGCCGAGGTCGGGTGAATAGCCACCGTATTATCAAAGTCAGCCTTAGTTGCGCCCATTTTCATTGCCACGGCAAAGCCTTGCAATAATTCATCACTGCCAAAACCTATGGAGTGAATACCGATGATTTTCTCTTCTTTGCCCACGCAGACGAGCTTCATGCGTGTCGGATCGCGGTAATCTTCGGTAATTGCTTGATAAAGCGCCGTGAATTGCGAGTTATACACCTTGACCTGATCTTCACCATACTGGTCAATCGCTTCTTGTTCGCTCAAGCCAACTGTACCGATCACTGGGTGGCTAAAGACCACGGTTGCCACGTTTTCATAGTCTAAATGCTCGTATGGCTTGTTGTTAAATAAGCGCTCACATAAACGGCGACCTGCGGCAACGGCCACTGGTGTTAATTGCACTCGACCTGTGTTGTCACCCACCGCATAAATGCCTTCAACATTGGTGTTTTGGTATTTGTCGGTTGGAATAAAGCCGCGCTCATCGGTTTCTACGCCAGTGACATCTAAATTGATTTGATCGGTTGCTGGCTCACGACCAATCGCCCAAATAAGGGTATCTACCGGGCCAACGGTGTTACCGTTTTCAAGGTGAACAGTTAACTGACCGTTATCGTGCTTTTCAACCTTAGTTGGCACGCTGTGATTGTGCAGCGTTGGGCCATGTTTAGCCATTTGTTCCACTAAGGTATCACTTAACATTTCATCAAAACTGCGTAATGGCTTTTCTTTGCGAACAAGCAAGTGTGATTCCGTGCCTAGCGCATGTAATACGCCAGCTAGCTCAACCGCGATATAACCTGCGCCAACCACAGCAGCAGATTTAGGTTGCTCAGTTAAGGCAAAGAAACCGTCTGAGTCGATACCGTATTCAGCGCCTTCAATTGATGGAATACTTGGACGACCACCCGTTGCAATCACGATATGATCAGCCGAGTAAAGCTCGCCATTTACTTCAACCGTGTTCTTATTGACGAACTTGGCAAAACCTTGAATGACAGTGACGTCATTGGCCGTAAAGCCGCGTTGATATGCGGCGTGAATACGCTCGATATACGCTTCACGATTGTTAACTAATGTCGCCCAATCAAAGTTTTGCAGCGGGGCATTGAAACCGTAATCTGGCGCATAGTGCAGGGCATCGGCAATTTGTCCGGCGTACCACATGGCTTTTTTCGGTACACAACCGACATTTACACACGTTCCGCCAATTGCTTTTGCTTCAATCACCGCCGCTTTTTTACCATGTCTTGCTGCGCGGTTAGCTGATGCAATACCGCCACTACCTGCGCCAATCGCGAGGAAATCAAAATGTTGAGTCATAATTGTGTACCTATAAACCTAATAGCCTTGTTATTGTTAATTAATGGGGGAGTCAGTTGCAAATTACAAGCTTGCACCACAAAGCCTAACCTTTGCTTAACCTTTAGCGACCGTACTAAACTCATTTTTATTCTCAGCGAGTTTTTCGGTGAGTTCATCCATGGTCAAAGGCGAGTAGTAAAAGTAGCCCTGAATCAAGTGACAATCGTGATCAACCAAGTATTGCAGCTGCTGTTTAGTTTCAACACCTTCAGCCACACAGGCAATATTCAAACTGCGGGCCAGTACTAACGTTGAATCAACAATCGCCTCATCTTCGCGCGACTCACCGATACCGCACACAAAACTGCGATCTATCTTAATGATATCTAATGGTAATTTTTTGATGTAAGAGAGCGATGAATAGCCCGTACCAAAATCGTCTAGCGCCATGCGACAGCCCATCACTGACAGCGTATTGATCGTTTGAATCGCTTTTTCTGGCTCACTCATAAAAGCACTTTCCGTGACTTCAATTTTTAGTGCGCCAGCGGGAATTTGATAGTCTTCAAATTTCTCCGCTAAAAATGTCACTAGGCTAGCATCGGCAAAATGTTTTGCAGAAACATTAATGGATAAGTAAAAATCCGGCCTCAACGATCGCCAGAACTTTAATAACACGAGGGCTTTATCCAGTGCGATGCCTGTCATGGCAGCAATTAGCCCCATTTCTTCAGCCAGTGGAATAAACTTATCTGGCGGCACTAAACCGTTGTCGCTTTGCCAACGCATCAAAAGTTCAGCACCAATAATTTTGCCTGTGTGAGCATCAATCACCGGCTGATAAACGTTAAAGAACTCATCGTTTCTAACCGCTTGCTTTAAGCTAGACTCCATCGTTAAGCGCTGTTTAGCTTCCAAGTTCATATGCTCAGTGAAAAACTGGAAGTTGTTGCGACCTTGCTGTTTCGCATGGTACATAGCAACATCAGCATTGCGTAACAGCTCATCTTGCGAAGCAGAATCATCAGGGTACATGGCAATACCAATACTCGCGCCAACACTCACTAACGTGCTGTTGAGCTTCACGGGCACTTCAACCACATCAATAATTTTTTGCGCAATACGGCTTAAATCATTGTGCGATTTAAAGTATTCCACGAGCACGACAAATTCATCACCGCCGATACGTGCAATGGTATCGTCTTCACGCAGAGCGTTGCTCAATCGATTGGTGATTTCCTGCAACAATAAATCGCCATAATCGTGCCCTAAAGAGTCATTCACTTGTTTGAATCGATCTAAATCGATAAAGAAGAGTGCAATGGTGTGATTGGTGCGGCGTGATTGCTCGATACCGTGCTTAATGCGCTCTAGCAGTAGCGAACGATTAGGTAAGCCCGTTAAATGATCATAGTTGGCAAGCTGGCGAAGCTCCTGTTCGGCTTTCTTTTGCGCACTAATATCGGTCATCACAAAGATGTAGTGATGCGTATTGTTCACTTTATTTTTGCTCACACTGATATTCATTAACACGTGGTATTCTTGGCCTAGCGGCGTTTGAATCAACTCTTCGCCGCTATAGTGGCCTTTGGTTTTCAGGGTTGGTAACAGTTCAAGATAATAATTACTGCGCTTGTCTGTTAAACCGAATAGCCCTCGGTGATAATCAAATTCTTCATTTTTCCAGCCAAACACTTGACCCATCGATTGATTAACCGTGACACGCTCAAAATTTTCATCAATGATCACCACCCAATCTTGAGTATGCTTAAAGGCGTCACCAAAGTTTAAAGCGCGCTCTTCATCAGCACGCGTTTGAGTAATGTTCGAATAGGACCCGGTCACTCGATCTGGCTCACCATCGATATTGCGGGTCACAATTTTGCCGATATCTTTGTACCATAACCAATGGCCGTCGCTATGCTGCAAGCGATAGCTACATTCAAAGCTGTCAACATGCGAATCGCTCATTAGAAACGCGTGCCATTTGGACAAAAACAGTTCTTTGTCTTCTGGGTGGATCAAGTCTACGTGAGTTTCAAAACCAAGCGAAGTGTCCGGAGCTGCATAGCCTAAATCTTTTGTAAAACGCTTCGCATAAATACGGTTAGATTGGCTTTCCCAATCCCACACTTCGCTATCACTGCCTGTTAATGCCAATTGTAAGCGGTGCTCTCTTAACTTCACCGCTTCATGTGCTGCAATTAATTCTTGCTGTTTGTTGGCCCGCCAACGAAGCCAAAGAAACAAGCACCCTAAGACACCAAAACCGTAAAAAACGAGGGTTACTGGTGCTCGCCACAATGGATAAGAGACACTAAACAACAAGGAGCTAGGCGCAGACAACTCACCTGTGTAAGGCGACTTAGCACGTACAATTAGCTCGTAATCGCCAGGACTCAAGCTCGGAAAAGTAACATAGTGCTGACTGGAAAACGGCGCGTTTATTTCAGTAGGGCCAATAAGCTGGTAACGATATTCAATAGTGTCACGATGTAAAAATGAAGAAGTAGCAAAGTTGACGCGAATACCAATATCACTGTGTTTAAAGGCAAACGCCTGACCATTATTAATAAACGTGGGGACAGTTAAGTCACGTGATAACGTACTAACGCCAGAAAAGTTAACGCTAAAATCTTGGTTAATGGCCTCATTTTGGTTGTGCAGCTGTATCGGGTCAAAAATACTTAGCCCCAGCATTGTGCCATAGGCAATTTTTCCATCGACCATCACCGCATATGCATCGGCATTAAACTCATTGGTTGCTAGGCCGTCACCAATATCGAACTGACGCAGGTGTCGAGTGTTTTTATCCAATCGATAAAGACCCACTTGACTAGCAAACCATAAATGCCCCTCAGCGTCAGTCTTCACACCATAAATGTGCTCTTCTAAGGAGGAGCTAGCGGAGTCAATAAAGACTCTAGACTCAAGGCTTAAACCATCAAGTCCAAATAAACCAACACCATCATAGGCGATCCACAAAATATTGTTGTCATCTAACGCTAGGCTATTGATCTCAGCGTGACGAAACTCATGGTTATGATGAAACTGATAAACCAGCTGCAACGAATCAAGCATGGGGTTATAAACCCAGATACTGTCG is a window of Thalassotalea euphylliae DNA encoding:
- a CDS encoding EAL domain-containing protein → MLITRSVFAISNTSLSLSNISVADGLNSASVFAVMQDTNGYLWLGTEHGVNIYDGYTMRSLSGPEGDFERYAVTQIRQDAQGIVWLTMPGKGIYRYDYQADSYQLLSNSETLITTADAAHKFNTADSPWLAIEQKVVRYNQASKQVELVLDLAEQLEDGESIERVYQVAQFLLVATPRGAFILELSTGQINHLDLVVNHVVSSISLDGFEANRLYDFVSWRGHVFVASEAGLIIFEVADLVRYFNNLAELPVVHPNVMHGVRSLYAERDKVLVGSHEGVMQVQVGESGADIENSTDIENTVVPTSADFVYQLLFRFSDINPHVAHNDVLSITKDNSGIFWFGSQSNGVYRWNPNSELIWNVEHVSTANNSPLTQEVSGLGQGGVYAMTADSQDSKVIWASTGRVLNRINTETKTVKHYAIELHKHTRHLHADITKLVDNGDTLWIGTEQGIRPFNKRLERVVPEPFSATTQAWLCQRHGERYTFAILQQSLWFFGLEGAGRISLKTGEMEKLDAINKVLSPEQIQRVFTDVALWPEQLVLTTHDSIWVYNPMLDSLQLVYQFHHNHEFRHAEINSLALDDNNILWIAYDGVGLFGLDGLSLESRVFIDSASSSLEEHIYGVKTDAEGHLWFASQVGLYRLDKNTRHLRQFDIGDGLATNEFNADAYAVMVDGKIAYGTMLGLSIFDPIQLHNQNEAINQDFSVNFSGVSTLSRDLTVPTFINNGQAFAFKHSDIGIRVNFATSSFLHRDTIEYRYQLIGPTEINAPFSSQHYVTFPSLSPGDYELIVRAKSPYTGELSAPSSLLFSVSYPLWRAPVTLVFYGFGVLGCLFLWLRWRANKQQELIAAHEAVKLREHRLQLALTGSDSEVWDWESQSNRIYAKRFTKDLGYAAPDTSLGFETHVDLIHPEDKELFLSKWHAFLMSDSHVDSFECSYRLQHSDGHWLWYKDIGKIVTRNIDGEPDRVTGSYSNITQTRADEERALNFGDAFKHTQDWVVIIDENFERVTVNQSMGQVFGWKNEEFDYHRGLFGLTDKRSNYYLELLPTLKTKGHYSGEELIQTPLGQEYHVLMNISVSKNKVNNTHHYIFVMTDISAQKKAEQELRQLANYDHLTGLPNRSLLLERIKHGIEQSRRTNHTIALFFIDLDRFKQVNDSLGHDYGDLLLQEITNRLSNALREDDTIARIGGDEFVVLVEYFKSHNDLSRIAQKIIDVVEVPVKLNSTLVSVGASIGIAMYPDDSASQDELLRNADVAMYHAKQQGRNNFQFFTEHMNLEAKQRLTMESSLKQAVRNDEFFNVYQPVIDAHTGKIIGAELLMRWQSDNGLVPPDKFIPLAEEMGLIAAMTGIALDKALVLLKFWRSLRPDFYLSINVSAKHFADASLVTFLAEKFEDYQIPAGALKIEVTESAFMSEPEKAIQTINTLSVMGCRMALDDFGTGYSSLSYIKKLPLDIIKIDRSFVCGIGESREDEAIVDSTLVLARSLNIACVAEGVETKQQLQYLVDHDCHLIQGYFYYSPLTMDELTEKLAENKNEFSTVAKG
- the gorA gene encoding glutathione-disulfide reductase; protein product: MTQHFDFLAIGAGSGGIASANRAARHGKKAAVIEAKAIGGTCVNVGCVPKKAMWYAGQIADALHYAPDYGFNAPLQNFDWATLVNNREAYIERIHAAYQRGFTANDVTVIQGFAKFVNKNTVEVNGELYSADHIVIATGGRPSIPSIEGAEYGIDSDGFFALTEQPKSAAVVGAGYIAVELAGVLHALGTESHLLVRKEKPLRSFDEMLSDTLVEQMAKHGPTLHNHSVPTKVEKHDNGQLTVHLENGNTVGPVDTLIWAIGREPATDQINLDVTGVETDERGFIPTDKYQNTNVEGIYAVGDNTGRVQLTPVAVAAGRRLCERLFNNKPYEHLDYENVATVVFSHPVIGTVGLSEQEAIDQYGEDQVKVYNSQFTALYQAITEDYRDPTRMKLVCVGKEEKIIGIHSIGFGSDELLQGFAVAMKMGATKADFDNTVAIHPTSAEEFVTM